Proteins encoded by one window of Chondromyces crocatus:
- a CDS encoding DoxX family protein, translating into MTPAEQPLARWSLAKRIGFRFAFVYLVLYFFPFPAGYLPGTDWIRDLVEAPWNALVPWVGEHVLGVGSEIPNQRTGSGDRLWDYVQTFCLLALAIVGASVWSVLDARRTHYTRLAAWLRLTLRYALGVVMIDYGLAKIIPTQFVEPGLIALLTPLGELSPMGLLWNFMGHSTPYATFGGVAEVVGGLLLFFRRTTTLGALVVIGVMSNVVMMNLSYDVPVKLYSSHLLLVAVALTLPDARRLSKVLVLNQPTQAVIDEVPWRAPWMDRVAGVTKVLFLGTMLSTQVTGQIEASARQMAMVRGGEPPLGDYLVESFVREGQDVPPLVTDESRWQAAVLRGGYLSAMMTSGKPTHFQVEQDAEKKTFVLTHYLKKEPPRTVSYSMPGPDQLVLEDVTDAARFTVRLRRTELSRFPLVSRGFHWVNEVPGGQ; encoded by the coding sequence ATGACCCCCGCCGAGCAGCCCCTCGCGCGCTGGAGCCTTGCGAAGCGCATCGGCTTCAGGTTCGCGTTCGTCTACCTGGTCCTCTACTTCTTTCCATTCCCGGCTGGATACCTCCCCGGCACGGACTGGATCCGGGACCTGGTTGAGGCGCCCTGGAACGCGCTGGTCCCCTGGGTAGGGGAGCACGTGCTCGGGGTCGGGTCCGAGATCCCGAACCAGCGCACGGGGAGCGGCGACCGGCTCTGGGACTACGTACAGACCTTCTGCCTCTTGGCGCTGGCCATCGTCGGCGCCAGCGTCTGGTCGGTGCTCGACGCGCGACGGACGCATTACACGCGGCTCGCCGCGTGGCTGCGGCTCACCCTGCGCTACGCCCTCGGCGTGGTGATGATCGACTACGGGCTGGCGAAGATCATCCCGACCCAGTTCGTCGAGCCCGGCCTCATCGCACTGCTGACGCCCCTCGGGGAACTCTCACCGATGGGGCTCCTCTGGAACTTCATGGGGCACTCGACGCCATACGCGACGTTCGGAGGCGTGGCGGAGGTGGTGGGCGGGCTGCTGCTCTTCTTCCGGCGGACGACGACGCTGGGGGCCCTCGTGGTGATCGGGGTGATGAGCAACGTGGTCATGATGAACCTGAGCTACGACGTTCCGGTCAAGCTCTACTCGTCGCACCTGCTGCTCGTGGCCGTCGCGCTGACGCTCCCCGACGCGCGGCGGCTTTCGAAGGTCCTGGTCCTGAACCAGCCGACGCAGGCGGTGATCGACGAGGTGCCGTGGCGGGCACCGTGGATGGACCGGGTGGCGGGAGTGACCAAGGTGCTGTTCCTCGGGACGATGCTGTCCACGCAGGTGACGGGCCAGATCGAGGCGAGCGCGCGGCAGATGGCGATGGTCCGAGGGGGAGAGCCGCCGCTCGGAGATTACCTGGTCGAATCCTTCGTCCGGGAGGGCCAGGACGTGCCGCCGCTGGTGACGGACGAGAGCCGCTGGCAGGCCGCCGTGCTGCGAGGCGGCTACCTCTCGGCGATGATGACCAGCGGGAAGCCGACGCATTTCCAGGTGGAGCAGGACGCCGAGAAGAAGACCTTCGTGCTCACCCATTACCTGAAGAAGGAGCCTCCGCGGACAGTGTCCTATTCGATGCCTGGTCCGGACCAGCTCGTGCTCGAGGACGTCACGGATGCGGCGCGGTTCACGGTGCGGCTGCGTCGGACGGAGCTGTCGCGCTTCCCGCTCGTGAGCCGTGGGTTCCACTGGGTGAACGAGGTGCCCGGGGGGCAGTGA
- a CDS encoding ATP-binding protein, which yields MRSVTLPPAIVARFRSLSLERLERIEAEWTAVLAGDHERAAEVHNDLHTLKGDARVVGFSDIHLLAHKLEELLVAAEHRQFRMPEEFDLVMTMAIRLMVMLLRTRDGVSLGGIDVDGFVQQIDELVADSQVRSVESTDQPPVSRRAPLTIEPLDRVAPATQQGLAAAATDVYLEHLRASGAARARLLSSWRALSRQISDLYAAPIAPRVARHQHATLKLARDLGKETAVEVIAGDVRVRADAADALETALLHLLNNAIDHGIEAPSERIRLDKPPVGRIRVQVRMIDGGGEVEVDDDGRGVDLDAVRAQAVERGFLTREAAESATERELTDLVLQPGFSTRTRVSDISGRGVGLDAVRSALARVGGRLLLSTHPGHGTTVTARVPQASRRLRVICFPACGTDLTFAVPATFDVTPLDEDTPSALDPLALLEIDPGSRRGCRLALEIQRDQFLVRLRVGGLPFRRTAERLCPTPDHHPVEVVLLGDDEAILLRPEALLAAAKRA from the coding sequence GTGAGATCGGTGACCCTCCCGCCTGCGATCGTGGCTCGGTTCCGCAGCCTGTCGCTCGAACGACTGGAGCGCATCGAAGCGGAGTGGACGGCCGTGCTCGCGGGGGACCACGAGCGCGCCGCCGAGGTTCACAACGACCTGCACACGCTCAAGGGCGACGCGCGCGTCGTCGGCTTCAGCGACATCCACCTCCTCGCGCACAAACTCGAAGAGCTGCTCGTCGCGGCCGAGCACCGCCAGTTCCGGATGCCGGAAGAGTTCGACCTGGTGATGACCATGGCGATCCGGCTCATGGTCATGCTGCTCCGCACCCGGGATGGCGTCTCGCTCGGCGGCATCGACGTCGATGGGTTCGTACAGCAGATCGACGAGCTGGTCGCCGACAGCCAGGTCCGCTCCGTCGAGAGCACCGATCAGCCGCCCGTCTCGCGGCGCGCCCCGCTCACCATCGAGCCGCTCGATCGCGTCGCACCTGCGACCCAGCAGGGCCTCGCGGCTGCCGCGACCGACGTGTACCTGGAGCACCTGCGCGCCTCGGGCGCCGCGAGGGCGCGGCTGCTCTCGTCGTGGCGCGCGCTCAGCCGGCAGATCTCCGACCTCTACGCGGCCCCCATTGCGCCCCGCGTCGCGCGGCACCAGCACGCCACGCTGAAGCTCGCGCGCGACCTCGGCAAGGAGACGGCCGTGGAGGTCATCGCCGGCGACGTCCGGGTGCGCGCCGACGCCGCCGACGCGCTGGAGACCGCGCTCCTCCACCTGCTGAACAACGCCATCGATCACGGCATCGAGGCCCCCTCCGAGCGCATCCGCCTCGACAAGCCGCCCGTGGGGCGCATCCGCGTCCAGGTCCGGATGATCGACGGAGGGGGTGAGGTCGAGGTCGACGACGACGGGCGCGGGGTCGATCTCGACGCCGTGCGCGCGCAGGCCGTGGAGCGCGGCTTCCTCACACGCGAAGCCGCCGAGAGCGCCACGGAGCGCGAGCTGACCGACCTCGTGCTCCAGCCGGGCTTCAGCACCCGCACGCGGGTCAGCGACATCTCGGGGCGCGGCGTCGGCCTCGACGCCGTGCGCAGCGCCCTCGCCCGCGTCGGCGGTCGGCTCCTCCTCTCCACGCACCCCGGCCATGGCACCACGGTGACCGCGCGTGTGCCCCAGGCCAGCCGCCGCCTCCGCGTGATCTGCTTCCCCGCGTGCGGCACGGACCTCACCTTCGCCGTCCCCGCGACCTTCGACGTCACCCCCCTCGACGAGGACACCCCCTCGGCCCTCGACCCCTTGGCCCTGCTCGAGATCGATCCGGGGAGCCGCCGCGGCTGCCGCCTCGCCCTCGAAATCCAGCGGGATCAGTTCCTCGTCCGCCTGCGCGTGGGCGGCCTGCCCTTCCGTCGCACCGCCGAGCGGCTCTGTCCGACACCGGACCACCACCCGGTCGAGGTGGTGCTCCTCGGAGATGACGAGGCGATCCTCCTCCGCCCCGAAGCGCTGCTCGCCGCGGCCAAGCGCGCCTGA
- a CDS encoding TolB family protein, translated as MASSHRMTLLLLAACTAPVIAVAACGSGNSSSSGDPGGTGTNTGGAGGAGAGSGTGTGGDLLSGVGGTSFVPAFPKDPVVEDSAPANAPELFADPGENAGGPCLFEPEVGSLFPRNWLRPRFRYNPAESEQNLFEIRLHTAGEEHDLLVYTGDPSWTMPKPMWEALAARASGAPISVTMTVRAAVFDGNGLSSPPKTGTTGEFHVAPTQAEGAVVYWTTTGGSALKGFQVGDESVAVTLTPPQVQMTTVNGAQVTCIGCHTSTPDGKFVGFTAQAPWSNVLASIEGMTAGAQPPFMGPGGVAALTGFSEIGIHSYSKAHWQNGDRIMVAPLGVGANSNLIWVDLEAQASGEGVAHGFIAREGDPRGVGSPTWSHDGQTVVYVSNTSQTTGRLDAGPADLYAVPYNGRQGGAATPIPGASSSDFAEYYPAFSSDDALLAFNRFPVGPNMYDQPLAELFVIPAQGGDAVRLAANDPVACTGRTSPGVTNSWPKWAPEATTVNGRTYYWLVYSSKRGNGTTPQLYMTGVVVEGSNVQTYTSVYLWNQPENESNHTPAWDVFKIPPIPPPQ; from the coding sequence ATGGCCAGCTCACATCGGATGACCCTTCTCTTGCTCGCCGCCTGCACGGCGCCGGTGATCGCGGTCGCCGCCTGCGGCAGCGGCAACTCGTCCAGCTCGGGCGACCCGGGAGGAACAGGCACGAACACCGGAGGCGCAGGCGGCGCCGGCGCAGGCTCGGGCACCGGGACCGGCGGCGATCTGCTCTCGGGTGTCGGAGGGACGTCGTTCGTCCCCGCCTTCCCGAAGGACCCGGTGGTGGAGGACTCGGCGCCCGCGAACGCGCCGGAGCTGTTCGCCGACCCGGGAGAAAACGCGGGCGGCCCGTGCCTGTTCGAGCCCGAGGTCGGCTCGCTCTTCCCGCGCAACTGGCTGCGACCGCGCTTCCGCTACAACCCCGCGGAGTCGGAGCAGAACCTCTTCGAGATCCGCCTCCACACGGCGGGCGAGGAACACGACCTGCTCGTGTACACGGGCGACCCCTCCTGGACGATGCCCAAGCCGATGTGGGAGGCGCTGGCTGCCCGCGCATCGGGCGCGCCCATCTCGGTCACGATGACCGTCCGCGCCGCGGTCTTCGACGGCAACGGCCTCTCCAGCCCACCGAAGACGGGCACCACGGGTGAGTTCCACGTCGCGCCCACCCAGGCCGAGGGCGCCGTCGTCTACTGGACGACGACCGGCGGCTCGGCCCTCAAAGGCTTCCAGGTCGGCGACGAGTCGGTGGCCGTCACGCTGACCCCTCCCCAGGTGCAGATGACCACCGTGAACGGCGCGCAGGTGACGTGCATCGGCTGCCACACCTCGACGCCGGACGGGAAGTTCGTCGGCTTCACGGCGCAGGCGCCCTGGAGCAACGTGCTCGCCTCCATCGAGGGCATGACGGCCGGCGCCCAGCCCCCCTTCATGGGCCCCGGGGGCGTCGCCGCGCTCACCGGCTTCTCCGAGATCGGCATCCACTCGTACTCCAAGGCGCACTGGCAGAACGGCGACCGGATCATGGTGGCGCCCCTCGGCGTCGGCGCGAACTCCAACCTGATCTGGGTCGACCTGGAGGCGCAGGCGAGCGGCGAAGGCGTCGCGCACGGCTTCATCGCCCGCGAAGGAGACCCGCGCGGCGTGGGCTCACCGACCTGGAGCCACGACGGGCAGACGGTGGTCTACGTGTCCAACACCTCGCAGACCACGGGAAGGCTCGACGCTGGCCCGGCCGATCTCTACGCCGTGCCCTACAACGGCCGGCAAGGAGGCGCTGCGACCCCGATCCCTGGCGCCTCGTCCAGCGACTTCGCCGAGTACTACCCGGCGTTCTCGTCGGACGATGCCTTGCTCGCCTTCAACCGCTTCCCCGTCGGTCCGAACATGTACGACCAGCCGCTGGCGGAGCTGTTCGTGATCCCGGCCCAGGGCGGTGATGCCGTCCGGCTCGCCGCGAACGATCCGGTGGCCTGCACGGGGCGCACCAGCCCGGGCGTCACCAACAGCTGGCCGAAGTGGGCGCCCGAGGCGACGACCGTGAACGGGCGCACGTACTACTGGCTGGTCTACTCGTCGAAGCGCGGCAACGGCACGACGCCGCAGCTCTACATGACCGGTGTGGTGGTCGAGGGCAGCAACGTGCAGACCTACACCTCGGTGTACCTGTGGAACCAGCCCGAGAACGAGAGCAACCACACCCCGGCCTGGGACGTGTTCAAGATCCCGCCGATCCCCCCGCCGCAGTGA
- a CDS encoding DUF350 domain-containing protein has product MLDLAVLSKTVISTLLFVLIGIVVFAVAFMLIVKVTPFSIRKEIEEDQNTALAIVIGSVILGLAWIISAAIHG; this is encoded by the coding sequence ATGTTGGATCTGGCCGTCCTCTCCAAGACCGTCATCTCGACCCTGCTCTTCGTGCTCATCGGCATCGTGGTCTTCGCCGTGGCGTTCATGCTGATCGTGAAGGTCACCCCCTTCTCCATCCGCAAGGAGATCGAGGAGGACCAGAACACCGCGCTCGCCATCGTGATCGGCTCGGTGATCCTCGGCCTGGCCTGGATCATCTCCGCCGCCATCCACGGCTGA
- a CDS encoding response regulator, which produces MTPSSSNSRAPVLVVDDDAELRDALRELLEENGYDVYCAENGREALELLKRVDPPPGLILLDLVMPVMSGQEMLVALKQVHALAAIPVTIVSASEDPPPGEDFLHKPLDVDALLGIVEKACGS; this is translated from the coding sequence TTGACGCCCAGTTCCTCCAACTCACGCGCTCCGGTGCTGGTGGTCGACGACGACGCCGAGCTCCGCGACGCGCTGCGGGAGCTCTTGGAGGAGAACGGCTACGATGTGTACTGCGCCGAGAACGGCCGTGAGGCGCTGGAGCTGTTGAAGCGCGTGGACCCTCCGCCGGGCCTGATCCTCCTGGACCTGGTGATGCCCGTGATGAGCGGGCAAGAGATGCTGGTGGCGCTGAAGCAGGTGCACGCGCTGGCCGCCATCCCGGTGACGATCGTGTCGGCGTCGGAGGACCCTCCGCCAGGAGAGGACTTCCTGCACAAGCCGCTCGACGTCGACGCGCTGCTCGGGATCGTGGAGAAGGCCTGCGGGAGCTGA
- a CDS encoding cytochrome P450 family protein, which produces MRIHVPDLCSAQHKSNPYPVYARLRAEAPVMRIVFGDKKPAWLLTRYDDVAAALKDPRLAKNAYRTLTPEEQAKAMPWTPGFLRPLTTSMLDQDPPDHTRLRTLVHKAFTPRAVESLRERIEVLTAELIARARARGSIDLLEELAVPLPITVICEMLGVPEADRARFRAMSNRLIGIVTPTDMLLAMPSMWMLMRYLRGLVESRRRSGGNDMLAALIDAEEAGDRLGEEELLSMVMLLLLAGHETTVNLIASGMLSLFDDHEALERLRSEPSLIKPAVEELLRHTSPVDLATERYTTEEVAFSGHVIPKGQRVFAVLGSANHDEQMFAQPERLQLDRDPNRHLAFGSGIHYCVGAPLARLEAQIAFTAILKELPGLRLAVPRASLRWKPATILRGLDQLPVHCTPAPTCSIPRAKPTAAATAPLG; this is translated from the coding sequence ATGAGGATTCACGTCCCCGATCTGTGCAGCGCGCAGCACAAGTCGAACCCCTACCCCGTCTACGCGCGGCTCCGCGCAGAGGCGCCCGTCATGCGCATCGTCTTCGGCGACAAGAAGCCGGCCTGGCTTCTGACCCGCTACGACGATGTGGCTGCGGCGCTCAAGGATCCGCGCCTCGCCAAGAACGCGTACCGCACCCTCACCCCGGAGGAGCAGGCGAAGGCCATGCCGTGGACCCCCGGATTCCTTCGCCCGCTGACGACGAGCATGCTCGACCAGGATCCTCCGGACCACACCCGGCTGCGGACGCTCGTGCACAAGGCGTTCACGCCGCGCGCGGTGGAGAGCCTGCGCGAGCGCATCGAGGTGCTCACCGCCGAACTCATCGCGCGGGCGCGCGCGCGGGGCAGCATCGACCTGCTCGAAGAGCTCGCGGTGCCGCTGCCCATCACGGTGATCTGCGAGATGCTCGGGGTCCCGGAGGCGGACCGCGCGCGGTTCCGCGCCATGAGCAACCGCCTGATCGGCATCGTCACGCCGACCGACATGCTCCTCGCCATGCCCTCCATGTGGATGCTGATGCGTTACCTGCGCGGGCTCGTGGAGAGCCGGAGGCGGAGCGGGGGGAACGACATGCTCGCCGCACTCATCGACGCCGAGGAGGCGGGTGACCGGCTGGGCGAGGAGGAGCTGCTCTCCATGGTGATGCTCCTCTTGCTCGCGGGCCACGAGACCACCGTGAACCTGATCGCCAGCGGAATGCTCTCGCTGTTCGACGACCACGAGGCGCTCGAGCGGCTCCGCAGCGAGCCTTCGCTGATCAAGCCGGCCGTCGAGGAACTCTTGCGGCACACGAGCCCGGTCGACCTCGCCACCGAGCGCTACACGACGGAGGAAGTGGCGTTCAGCGGGCACGTCATCCCGAAGGGACAGCGGGTGTTCGCGGTACTCGGCTCCGCGAACCACGACGAGCAGATGTTCGCGCAGCCCGAGCGCTTGCAGCTCGATCGCGACCCGAACCGGCACCTCGCGTTCGGCAGCGGCATCCACTATTGCGTCGGCGCTCCGCTCGCCAGGCTCGAGGCGCAGATCGCGTTCACGGCCATCCTGAAGGAGCTCCCCGGCCTGCGGCTCGCGGTGCCGCGCGCCTCGCTGCGGTGGAAGCCGGCCACGATCCTGCGCGGGCTCGATCAGCTCCCGGTGCACTGCACGCCGGCGCCGACCTGCTCCATCCCCAGGGCAAAGCCCACGGCAGCGGCGACCGCCCCCCTCGGGTGA
- a CDS encoding M1 family metallopeptidase, producing MPSQGARLRPVTCRAALAVLALAAGCSYSNDITRAPPPKPPVQRSEVAAPATYASGRLPGTARPLHYALSLSIDPTKERFYGDVTIDIEVPVKTESLVLHGRELTIARSEVVLDGELLPARVVPRKAPGNKGSPEELVLSLSRPLPPGQAQIRIAYSAPLDSQPAGLYRVEEAGASYVFTQLQPTDARRLFPCFDEPSFKVPFDVKVTTPKGNLVVSNTPETDHTEPEDGRGSTFTFATTPPLPTYLLALGVGPFELREGPRGAVPLRVITPRGKADAGQMVLETAAAHLKVVAATLDQPFPFPKLDLLAVPELGFGAMESAGLVSFREDLVLLDATTASTSARRGMEEAVAHAMAHQWFGNLVTAAWWDDLWLHEGFAAWMKAEVLDTWRPATNARAAALEERSRAMNLDLLDATAPARPAVTSTSEAKEALAPFTGEKGGAVLAMLESWVGATPFRDGVRAYIKTHALGSATTDDLLTSLSSVSGQDAAAVASPFLDRAGVPLVRAELACEGGKPPRVTLSQIRLRATLPTSREPVKEGPFRIPVCIGYDGEGKMGPACQLLDKATGEVALPEGRCPRWIHPNPVGAGYYRFALPTAQLAALSANTQALDVRGRIGLIENTWALVQSGELGAEVLLELLSGLKRERHRLVVEAMIRALRGLSDTVVEEGFRPGFQGFASSLLLPIARELGWETRKTDTDDQRLLRRDTLEALLVLTEDPWLFTDAERKAAAFLKDPRAAGGSAAAIALRASTRRAGEARFRQLTTALKSASTLENRQTILEAMGSFADPALLRRALDWTLSGGVTTQDGAVVFRAATVWPAARPHVVAWLKEHLADLKGKLADTELVRTTEVLGTLCEEEPREEAARFFKEALLDVEGADRPLQQTLSAAAACVAMRQREAPLLTKRLSNWPRSARP from the coding sequence ATGCCGTCCCAAGGAGCCCGCCTTCGCCCCGTCACCTGCCGCGCGGCGCTCGCGGTCCTCGCGCTCGCCGCCGGGTGCTCGTACAGCAACGACATCACGCGCGCGCCGCCACCGAAGCCGCCCGTGCAGCGGAGCGAGGTGGCCGCGCCCGCCACGTACGCCTCGGGGCGCCTCCCCGGGACGGCACGCCCGCTGCACTACGCCCTCTCGCTCTCGATCGATCCCACGAAGGAGCGCTTCTACGGCGACGTGACCATCGACATCGAGGTGCCGGTGAAGACCGAGTCGCTCGTGCTGCACGGGCGCGAACTCACCATCGCGCGCTCCGAGGTGGTGCTCGACGGGGAACTCTTGCCGGCGCGGGTCGTCCCGCGGAAGGCGCCAGGCAACAAGGGGAGCCCCGAGGAGCTGGTCTTGAGCCTGTCCCGGCCGCTGCCACCAGGGCAGGCCCAGATCCGCATCGCCTACTCCGCACCGCTCGACAGCCAGCCGGCGGGTCTGTACCGGGTCGAGGAAGCGGGCGCGTCCTACGTGTTCACCCAGCTCCAGCCCACGGATGCGAGGCGGCTGTTTCCTTGCTTCGACGAGCCGTCGTTCAAGGTGCCGTTCGACGTGAAGGTCACCACGCCGAAGGGAAACCTGGTCGTCTCCAACACACCCGAGACCGATCACACCGAGCCCGAGGACGGGCGAGGCTCGACGTTCACCTTCGCCACCACGCCCCCGCTGCCGACGTACCTGCTCGCGCTCGGGGTGGGGCCGTTCGAGCTGCGCGAGGGGCCGCGGGGGGCGGTGCCCTTGCGGGTGATCACACCACGCGGGAAGGCAGACGCGGGGCAGATGGTGCTCGAGACCGCGGCCGCGCACCTGAAGGTCGTCGCCGCCACGCTCGACCAGCCCTTCCCCTTCCCCAAGCTCGATCTGCTCGCCGTGCCCGAACTCGGCTTCGGCGCCATGGAGAGCGCGGGCCTCGTCAGCTTCCGCGAGGATCTGGTGCTGCTCGACGCGACGACGGCGTCGACGTCGGCCCGGCGGGGCATGGAGGAGGCCGTGGCGCACGCGATGGCCCACCAGTGGTTCGGCAACCTGGTGACGGCGGCATGGTGGGACGATCTGTGGCTGCACGAGGGGTTCGCCGCGTGGATGAAGGCGGAGGTGCTCGACACGTGGCGCCCCGCGACGAATGCGCGCGCGGCGGCGCTGGAGGAGCGGAGCCGGGCGATGAACCTGGATCTGCTCGACGCGACCGCGCCGGCCCGACCCGCCGTGACGAGCACGAGCGAGGCGAAGGAGGCGCTCGCACCGTTCACCGGGGAGAAGGGCGGGGCCGTGCTCGCGATGCTGGAGTCCTGGGTCGGAGCGACGCCGTTCCGCGATGGCGTGCGGGCCTACATCAAGACGCACGCGCTCGGGAGCGCGACGACGGACGATCTGCTCACGTCGCTGTCCTCGGTCTCGGGGCAAGATGCGGCGGCGGTGGCGTCGCCCTTCCTCGATCGGGCGGGGGTACCACTCGTGCGCGCCGAACTCGCCTGCGAGGGCGGCAAGCCCCCCCGGGTGACGCTCTCCCAGATCCGGCTTCGCGCGACGCTGCCGACGAGCCGGGAGCCGGTGAAGGAGGGCCCCTTCAGGATCCCGGTGTGCATCGGGTACGACGGCGAGGGCAAGATGGGGCCGGCCTGTCAGCTCCTGGACAAGGCGACGGGGGAGGTCGCGTTGCCCGAAGGGCGCTGCCCGCGCTGGATCCACCCGAACCCGGTCGGTGCTGGGTATTACCGGTTCGCACTGCCCACCGCGCAGCTCGCGGCGCTCTCGGCAAACACGCAGGCGCTCGACGTGCGCGGCCGCATCGGGCTCATCGAGAACACCTGGGCGCTCGTGCAGAGCGGGGAGCTCGGCGCGGAGGTGCTGCTCGAGCTGCTGTCGGGGCTGAAGCGGGAGCGGCACCGGCTGGTGGTCGAGGCGATGATCCGCGCGCTCCGGGGCCTGAGCGACACGGTGGTGGAGGAGGGGTTCAGGCCTGGCTTCCAGGGGTTCGCGTCGTCGCTCTTGTTGCCCATCGCGCGGGAGCTGGGCTGGGAGACGCGCAAGACCGACACCGATGACCAGCGGCTCTTGCGGCGGGACACGCTGGAGGCGCTGCTCGTGTTGACGGAGGATCCCTGGCTGTTCACCGATGCCGAGCGCAAGGCGGCGGCATTCCTCAAGGATCCGCGCGCGGCGGGGGGCAGCGCCGCGGCCATCGCGCTCCGTGCGTCGACGCGGCGCGCGGGCGAGGCACGCTTCAGGCAGCTCACCACGGCACTGAAGAGCGCCTCCACGCTGGAGAACCGGCAGACGATCCTGGAAGCGATGGGGAGCTTCGCCGATCCGGCCCTGCTGCGCCGCGCCCTGGACTGGACGCTGAGCGGCGGGGTGACGACCCAGGACGGCGCTGTGGTGTTCAGGGCCGCGACGGTGTGGCCCGCCGCCCGGCCCCACGTGGTCGCATGGTTGAAGGAGCACCTCGCCGATCTGAAAGGGAAGCTCGCCGACACCGAGCTGGTCCGCACCACGGAGGTCCTGGGGACGCTCTGCGAGGAGGAGCCACGGGAGGAGGCGGCGCGTTTTTTCAAGGAGGCGCTCCTGGATGTGGAGGGCGCGGACCGTCCGCTCCAGCAGACGCTTTCGGCGGCGGCCGCCTGCGTGGCGATGCGCCAGCGCGAGGCGCCGCTGCTGACGAAGCGGCTCTCGAACTGGCCCCGCAGCGCGCGGCCTTGA
- a CDS encoding CapA family protein, with translation MKLARSALVLTAVVVCAACTEAQGTGAEAQGAGEERPGAAEKRIEERGPAAPSMDLTEASRSKKERADETGLDEEPSLRISAVGDCTIGTDLKSRWGVGSFHVEMQERGGDLAYPFSGVVGLLSQDDLTIANLETTLTTHEPREPSAGLQFRGDPAWARMLVLGSVEAVSVANNHAYDLGRVGFEDTVRAVQAQGVGVFGFGLVDRRTIKGIEVVNLGYTGGEPSSIMKDMVRSVSREKRPDNLVIVSFHWGGEGVYQPNGDQIRLGRGAIDAGADLVLGHHPHVIQGIETYRGREIVYSLGNFVFGGHSNPEDKDTIIYQATFQRKEGRVVPKESQAIPARVSSVPERNDYRPVLLDGAEKARVLEKLRGYSAALAMH, from the coding sequence GTGAAGCTCGCGAGGAGTGCGCTCGTCCTGACGGCGGTGGTGGTGTGCGCGGCGTGTACCGAGGCGCAGGGCACGGGAGCCGAGGCGCAGGGCGCAGGCGAGGAGCGCCCTGGGGCTGCCGAGAAGCGCATCGAGGAGAGGGGGCCCGCGGCGCCTTCCATGGATCTCACGGAAGCGTCGAGGTCCAAAAAGGAGCGTGCCGACGAGACAGGGCTCGACGAGGAGCCGTCGCTCCGGATCAGCGCGGTAGGCGACTGCACGATCGGCACGGACCTCAAGTCGCGCTGGGGGGTGGGCTCATTTCATGTGGAAATGCAGGAGCGAGGGGGAGATCTCGCCTATCCGTTCTCCGGCGTCGTGGGGTTGCTGTCGCAGGACGACCTGACGATCGCGAACCTGGAGACGACACTCACCACCCATGAGCCGCGCGAGCCCTCGGCAGGGCTGCAATTCCGCGGTGATCCGGCGTGGGCCCGCATGCTGGTGCTCGGCAGCGTGGAGGCTGTGAGCGTGGCGAACAACCACGCGTACGACCTCGGGCGGGTCGGCTTCGAGGACACGGTGCGGGCGGTGCAAGCGCAAGGGGTCGGGGTCTTCGGGTTCGGCCTCGTGGATCGGCGGACGATCAAAGGGATCGAGGTGGTGAACCTGGGGTACACGGGCGGAGAGCCGAGCTCGATCATGAAGGACATGGTGCGGTCCGTGAGCCGCGAAAAGCGGCCCGACAACCTGGTGATCGTGTCCTTCCACTGGGGCGGCGAGGGGGTGTACCAGCCCAATGGAGATCAGATTCGCCTGGGGCGCGGTGCCATCGACGCAGGGGCCGATCTGGTGCTGGGCCATCACCCCCACGTGATTCAGGGGATCGAGACGTACCGAGGCAGAGAGATCGTGTATTCGCTTGGAAACTTCGTCTTCGGGGGTCACTCGAATCCCGAGGACAAGGACACGATCATCTATCAGGCGACCTTCCAGCGGAAGGAGGGGCGCGTGGTCCCGAAAGAAAGCCAGGCGATTCCGGCGCGGGTGTCGTCGGTCCCGGAGCGGAACGATTACCGCCCGGTGCTGCTCGATGGGGCCGAAAAGGCGCGGGTGCTGGAAAAACTGCGGGGATACAGCGCAGCGCTCGCGATGCATTGA